One genomic segment of Pseudobdellovibrionaceae bacterium includes these proteins:
- a CDS encoding S1 family peptidase has translation MKWIYRFPYALLVIALFAACTPAGERSGHIVVKESQRIFGGDEVQVQSGSSLTVAMITLDDDMGQSFVCTGTFISARLLLTASHCVTTNKSQMRVLFGAAPFAGTAFVDVPIADVHVYHEIVADGSSAETGKRHDLALIEIRGLPDGARTAELPESAQGQDLQLKNDSRAATAVIQSSRQTLLHAQNLGFVALGYGRLDGLDLGASDTGGSGVLRRVDLSAENYSAKATTFTVLQETGERGVCFGDSGGPALLERTTVDGVSAVVMGVASGVLDLEGADPYAHGYDACKQRSIYMNVIPYLPWIERIQKKVDLLRQNSDTTGTIQ, from the coding sequence ATGAAATGGATCTATCGTTTTCCCTATGCCCTTCTCGTGATCGCGCTTTTCGCGGCCTGCACCCCGGCGGGGGAGCGGAGTGGGCATATCGTTGTGAAGGAATCGCAAAGGATCTTCGGCGGCGACGAGGTCCAGGTCCAGTCCGGCAGCAGCCTGACCGTGGCGATGATCACCCTCGACGATGACATGGGCCAGAGCTTCGTCTGCACGGGAACTTTCATCTCGGCCCGCCTGCTGTTAACCGCCAGCCACTGCGTGACGACGAACAAGAGTCAGATGCGCGTGCTTTTCGGCGCAGCGCCCTTCGCGGGCACGGCGTTCGTGGACGTGCCGATCGCGGACGTTCACGTTTATCACGAGATCGTCGCGGACGGTTCCTCCGCCGAGACCGGCAAACGCCATGACCTGGCGTTGATCGAAATCCGCGGACTTCCCGACGGGGCCCGCACGGCGGAACTTCCCGAGTCGGCCCAGGGTCAAGATCTACAACTGAAGAATGACTCGCGCGCGGCCACGGCGGTGATCCAGTCGAGCCGTCAAACCCTTCTGCACGCACAGAACTTGGGTTTCGTGGCGCTCGGCTACGGTCGCCTGGATGGACTCGATTTGGGTGCGAGCGACACCGGGGGTTCCGGCGTGCTCCGGCGCGTGGATCTTTCCGCCGAAAACTACTCTGCGAAAGCGACGACCTTCACCGTTCTGCAAGAGACCGGGGAACGCGGCGTCTGCTTCGGCGACTCGGGTGGCCCGGCCCTGCTCGAGCGCACCACGGTCGACGGCGTTTCGGCCGTCGTGATGGGCGTCGCTTCGGGAGTCTTGGATCTTGAAGGCGCCGATCCGTACGCGCATGGCTACGACGCCTGCAAACAGCGCTCGATCTACATGAACGTCATCCCCTACCTGCCGTGGATCGAACGCATCCAGAAAAAGGTCGATCTACTTCGGCAAAATTCGGATACGACGGGTACGATTCAATAG
- the smc gene encoding chromosome segregation protein SMC, whose amino-acid sequence MRIKKIELIGFKSFKDRTVIHFDAGITGIVGPNGCGKSNIVDALVWVMGEMSAKDLRGSTMTDVIFAGAEGYAPSGLAEVSLTLENDGGPFPAKYLRFTEIMVTRRLHRSGESEYFINKEPSRLKDVQEIFMDTGAGSKGFSIIQQGMIGKIITAKPEDRRMLIEEAAGITKFKARKKESQRKIQSTDQNLVRLQDIIGELKRQLDSLQRQAQRAERYRNLKNQIEGLDLYVSSVQFRDLKTGADEAQNIFQELQALEAEGGAEVSRLQSELETLKLSLVEQEKKVNELQATQFEKQSAVQKQELEIQSLKFEIEQARRNEQMAGSLLQEQQARHELYVRDLGQFEAQAEELRADAENLLTEFTAKNEAFQEAQSRIATVDEELTIKRRELFAIGQSVSAIDAKLQSLHTQLADQESRAGDERLVLEELRAKKIEFEERRGRITGDYDKERQLQMDLASDVESFEANKKILQASINEKRDQVDEYKDRLNEVTGKLYGLENLAQSFEGFEEGVKNVMLWQKAKQAEVTADGSVNFLPVSEVVEVPGEFEMAMEAALGTRLQMLMSPTSAPALEAVDYLKTQQSGRSSFFLSDETHATAPHSEAPTGEGVRALLRDVVQASEEYRPAVSYLLDGVAVVDSIRTALNMRPNYPGWTFVTMDGDTLTKEGVLTGGSSEGADSGVLRRRREIKELSEQKQEWSGKLALAQQALKKVEAQLEGVVNDFEGAQKRKVEQEVKVAGLRKDLERAETELQNAEHAVNRQDRQVLNTTEQLTNTQNKINEIDAQLTETRLKKEALESETESLQEELTSTRLGFDGLQNEVTDLKVKSASRQQEYQGVERQVATLKRQIEDLETQLSRMSDETEKNATVATESTFLLEEKKIEFERAVSALEELRTEVAQRRDAYEQEYARVREVEEASSSSIRARNERQTRMNEAQMKFEQAKLKEQYLIDQIRERYMLNLPDMYEQRLETPVETENAEAELKEMREKLGKIGEVNLSAIEEYEENSKRYEFLVKQQADLTESKEQLRRVIDRINRICSKRFKETFDLVNERFTKVFPVLFGGGEAHLTLVEDLEKGDQGIEIVARPPGKKMQNISLLSGGEKALTAVSLVFAIFLVKPSPYCLLDEVDAPLDDANVFRFNDLVREMSKRSQIIVVTHNKHTMEVAKKLYGVTMQERGVSTMVSVNLQDL is encoded by the coding sequence TTGAGAATTAAAAAGATCGAGCTCATCGGTTTCAAATCGTTCAAAGACCGCACGGTCATCCACTTCGACGCCGGCATCACCGGGATCGTCGGACCGAACGGCTGCGGTAAATCCAATATCGTCGACGCCCTCGTTTGGGTGATGGGTGAGATGTCCGCGAAAGACCTGCGCGGCTCGACCATGACCGACGTCATCTTCGCCGGAGCGGAAGGCTATGCGCCCTCGGGCCTCGCGGAAGTTTCGCTGACTCTCGAAAACGACGGCGGACCTTTCCCCGCGAAGTATCTGCGTTTCACCGAGATCATGGTGACCCGCCGTCTGCACCGCAGCGGCGAATCGGAATACTTCATCAATAAAGAACCCTCGCGCCTGAAAGACGTCCAAGAGATCTTCATGGATACGGGAGCGGGCTCGAAAGGTTTCTCGATCATCCAGCAGGGCATGATCGGCAAAATCATCACCGCGAAACCCGAAGACCGCCGCATGCTCATCGAAGAGGCCGCGGGGATCACCAAGTTCAAAGCGCGCAAAAAAGAATCCCAGCGTAAGATCCAGTCGACCGATCAGAACTTGGTCCGTCTGCAGGACATCATCGGGGAACTCAAGCGCCAGCTCGATTCGCTGCAAAGACAAGCTCAGCGCGCCGAGCGCTACCGCAATCTGAAAAACCAGATCGAAGGCTTGGACCTTTACGTTTCGTCGGTGCAGTTTCGCGATCTGAAAACGGGCGCGGACGAAGCGCAGAACATCTTCCAAGAGCTGCAAGCGCTCGAAGCCGAGGGCGGAGCCGAAGTCAGCCGCCTGCAATCGGAACTGGAAACCCTGAAGCTCTCGCTCGTCGAGCAAGAGAAGAAGGTCAACGAGCTGCAAGCGACCCAATTCGAAAAGCAATCCGCAGTTCAAAAGCAGGAATTGGAAATCCAATCCCTGAAGTTCGAGATCGAGCAAGCCCGCCGCAACGAGCAGATGGCCGGAAGCCTTCTGCAAGAGCAGCAGGCCCGTCACGAACTCTACGTCCGCGACCTCGGTCAGTTCGAAGCGCAGGCCGAAGAGCTGCGTGCGGACGCCGAAAACTTACTGACCGAATTCACCGCGAAGAATGAAGCCTTCCAAGAGGCCCAGTCCCGCATCGCCACGGTCGATGAAGAGCTTACGATCAAACGTCGCGAGCTGTTCGCGATTGGCCAGAGCGTGTCGGCCATCGACGCGAAACTCCAGTCGCTGCACACCCAGCTCGCCGACCAAGAGTCGCGCGCGGGTGACGAACGCTTGGTTCTGGAAGAGCTGCGCGCGAAGAAGATCGAGTTCGAAGAGCGTCGTGGTCGCATCACCGGCGACTACGATAAAGAGCGCCAGCTGCAGATGGATCTGGCCTCGGATGTCGAGTCGTTTGAAGCGAACAAAAAGATCCTGCAGGCTTCGATCAACGAAAAACGCGATCAAGTCGACGAATACAAAGACCGCCTGAACGAAGTGACCGGGAAATTGTACGGTCTGGAAAACCTCGCGCAAAGCTTCGAAGGTTTCGAAGAGGGCGTGAAGAACGTCATGCTTTGGCAAAAAGCGAAGCAGGCGGAAGTCACGGCCGACGGTTCGGTCAACTTCCTGCCCGTTTCGGAAGTCGTCGAAGTTCCCGGCGAATTTGAGATGGCGATGGAAGCCGCGCTCGGCACACGTCTGCAAATGCTGATGTCGCCGACGAGCGCGCCCGCGCTCGAAGCCGTCGATTATCTGAAAACCCAGCAGTCGGGACGTTCGAGCTTCTTCTTGTCGGACGAAACCCATGCGACGGCGCCCCACTCGGAAGCGCCCACCGGAGAAGGCGTCCGCGCCCTTCTGCGCGACGTCGTGCAGGCGTCGGAGGAATACCGTCCGGCCGTCAGTTATTTGCTGGACGGCGTGGCGGTGGTGGATTCGATCCGCACCGCGCTCAATATGCGTCCCAACTATCCGGGATGGACCTTCGTCACCATGGACGGCGATACGCTGACCAAAGAGGGCGTTCTGACCGGCGGTTCGTCGGAAGGCGCGGACTCGGGCGTTCTGCGCCGTCGTCGCGAGATCAAAGAACTCTCCGAGCAGAAACAAGAGTGGTCGGGGAAACTCGCGCTCGCGCAGCAGGCGCTGAAAAAAGTCGAGGCGCAACTCGAGGGCGTCGTGAACGACTTCGAAGGCGCGCAAAAACGTAAAGTCGAGCAAGAGGTCAAAGTTGCGGGTCTACGTAAAGACCTGGAGCGCGCCGAGACCGAACTGCAAAACGCCGAGCACGCGGTGAACCGTCAAGATCGCCAGGTCCTGAATACGACCGAGCAGCTGACGAACACGCAGAACAAGATCAACGAGATCGACGCTCAGCTGACCGAAACGCGTCTGAAAAAAGAAGCGCTCGAAAGCGAGACCGAGTCCCTGCAGGAAGAGCTGACCTCGACGCGTTTGGGCTTCGATGGGCTGCAGAACGAAGTCACCGATTTGAAAGTCAAATCGGCCAGCCGTCAGCAGGAGTACCAAGGCGTCGAACGCCAAGTGGCGACCCTGAAGCGTCAGATCGAAGATCTGGAAACGCAGCTGAGCCGCATGTCCGACGAAACCGAAAAGAACGCGACGGTTGCGACTGAGTCGACCTTCCTGCTTGAAGAGAAGAAGATCGAATTCGAACGCGCGGTCAGCGCCCTCGAAGAACTCCGGACCGAAGTGGCCCAGCGCCGCGACGCCTACGAGCAAGAATACGCCCGCGTCCGCGAAGTCGAAGAGGCCTCTTCTTCGTCGATCCGCGCGCGCAACGAACGTCAGACCCGCATGAACGAAGCGCAGATGAAATTCGAACAGGCGAAGCTCAAAGAGCAGTACCTGATCGACCAAATCCGCGAACGTTATATGCTGAATCTACCCGATATGTACGAGCAGCGCCTCGAGACGCCGGTGGAAACTGAAAATGCCGAAGCGGAACTCAAAGAGATGCGCGAAAAACTCGGCAAGATCGGCGAAGTGAACCTGTCCGCGATCGAAGAGTATGAGGAAAACTCGAAACGTTACGAGTTCCTCGTGAAGCAGCAAGCGGACCTCACCGAGTCGAAAGAGCAGCTCCGCCGCGTGATCGACCGGATCAACCGCATCTGCTCGAAGCGTTTCAAAGAGACCTTCGACCTCGTGAACGAACGTTTCACCAAAGTGTTCCCCGTCCTTTTCGGCGGTGGGGAAGCGCACCTGACCCTCGTGGAAGACCTGGAAAAGGGCGACCAAGGGATCGAGATCGTCGCGCGTCCTCCCGGCAAGAAGATGCAGAACATCTCGCTGCTTTCGGGTGGCGAGAAGGCGCTGACCGCGGTCTCGCTGGTCTTCGCGATCTTCCTCGTCAAGCCGTCGCCCTACTGTCTGTTGGATGAGGTCGATGCGCCGCTTGACGACGCGAACGTCTTCCGTTTCAACGACCTGGTCCGCGAGATGTCCAAACGCTCGCAGATCATCGTGGTCACGCACAACAAACACACCATGGAAGTGGCGAAGAAACTCTACGGCGTGACGATGCAAGAACGCGGCGTCTCGACGATGGTTTCCGTCAACCTGCAGGATCTGTAG
- a CDS encoding alpha/beta hydrolase, translating to MELIPVRGGHLGVEIVGRGPTVIFLHGGPGDTHHYMKRMAEPLFGEFRCVLFDQRGTGASSDIGRNPAEFTMDRLFDDLIRVADHACGATGEKPALVGHSWGAMYALYAGLEFPEKFSRAALLNMGPLDAEMERATSEHLTSVLTDAEKGEWADYQSQRNAARDRGDIDAVNLFDEKLMRLRVKAWVYNPALREEFLKDYFQDPPPDREVNRWIWEAQQGWFSWEKKSSTPMWIAVGANDSVPVAQAERLAAAMPASELRIFTECGHIPWLEQRREFDRELRAFLGG from the coding sequence GTGGAGTTGATTCCGGTCCGTGGTGGACATTTGGGTGTTGAAATTGTCGGGCGGGGTCCGACGGTCATTTTTCTACACGGTGGCCCCGGCGACACTCATCATTATATGAAGCGAATGGCCGAGCCGCTGTTCGGAGAATTTCGCTGCGTTCTCTTTGATCAGCGCGGAACGGGGGCGTCGTCGGACATCGGTCGGAATCCGGCCGAGTTCACGATGGATCGGCTTTTTGACGACCTGATCCGAGTGGCGGATCACGCCTGCGGGGCGACCGGCGAGAAGCCCGCGCTCGTGGGCCATTCCTGGGGCGCGATGTACGCGCTTTACGCTGGCCTCGAATTTCCGGAAAAATTCTCGCGCGCGGCGCTTCTGAATATGGGCCCGCTCGACGCCGAGATGGAGCGCGCCACCTCGGAGCATCTGACGTCGGTGCTGACCGACGCCGAAAAAGGGGAGTGGGCGGACTATCAGTCCCAAAGAAATGCGGCCCGCGACCGCGGCGACATCGACGCCGTGAATCTTTTCGACGAGAAGCTCATGCGCCTGCGCGTGAAAGCCTGGGTCTACAATCCCGCGCTTCGCGAGGAGTTTCTGAAAGACTATTTCCAAGACCCGCCGCCCGACCGCGAGGTGAACCGCTGGATCTGGGAGGCGCAGCAAGGCTGGTTCTCGTGGGAGAAAAAATCATCCACACCGATGTGGATCGCGGTGGGTGCGAATGATTCTGTGCCGGTCGCGCAGGCCGAGCGTCTCGCGGCTGCGATGCCGGCGTCCGAGCTACGGATTTTCACGGAGTGCGGGCATATTCCGTGGCTGGAGCAGAGGCGAGAGTTTGACCGTGAGTTGAGGGCGTTTCTCGGAGGTTGA
- the ppdK gene encoding pyruvate, phosphate dikinase: MEKTATPMKAPEKFVYFFSAGESEGNAGMKNLLGGKGANLAEMTALGIPVPPGFTISTEICTHFYGAGGELPEWVRPAVKTAMARVESKIGKKFGDAADPLLVSVRSGARASMPGMMDTILNLGLNDQTVEGLAKISGNPRFAWDSYRRFLQMYSDVVMNMNSSLLEVTLEDLKAEKGVHEDNDLSVDDLKALVGKFKTLIKSTTGQIFPTDPWDQLWGAVSAVFHSWMTPRAITYRELHDIPASWGTAVNIQSMVFGNMGEDSATGVAFTRNPSTGEKRFFGEFLVNAQGEDVVAGIRTPNPIQEMEKIMPVAYKQLVDIYMKLESHYRDIQDIEFTIERGRLWMLQTRNGKRTAKAALQIACDMIDEKLITPDEAVLRIDPASLDQLLHPTLDPKAQKTQLAKGLPASPGGVFGQIVFSSEEAVEWKEKGLKVILVRIETSPEDIAGMVAAQGILTTRGGMTSHAAVVARGMGKCCVAGCGEIEVDYQAKTLKTRGYVLKQGDVITLDGGTGEVFLGEVKTIQPELSGAFSRIMEIADKKRTLKVRTNADTPKDAQTARDFGAEGIGLCRTEHMFFGADRIDAVREMIIADNRQDREKALAKLLPMQRADFADLFKIMKGYPVTIRLLDPPLHEFVPHGDKETAEFAARVKMDVSTVRAKIGQLHEFNPMLGHRGCRLAVTYPEIYRMQARAIAEAVCEVLGSGTDMVPEIMIPLIATDRELEVLRKLVVDEVEAVKAERKSKWDYMVGTMIELPRAALTAEKIADHADFFSFGTNDLTQTTLGLSRDDSGRFLGSYVSQGIFPKDPFVSIDQGGVGLLVKAGVEGGRKAKPGLKTGVCGEHGGDPESVEFFHKVGLDYVSCSPYRVPIARLAAARAAIQNQR; this comes from the coding sequence ATGGAAAAAACCGCGACCCCCATGAAAGCTCCTGAAAAATTCGTTTATTTCTTTTCGGCCGGTGAAAGCGAAGGCAACGCCGGAATGAAGAACCTCCTTGGCGGAAAAGGCGCGAACCTGGCCGAGATGACCGCGCTGGGAATCCCGGTGCCTCCGGGTTTCACGATTTCGACCGAGATCTGCACGCACTTCTACGGCGCGGGTGGAGAGCTTCCCGAGTGGGTTCGTCCCGCCGTGAAGACCGCCATGGCGCGGGTGGAATCGAAGATCGGCAAGAAGTTCGGCGACGCCGCGGATCCTTTGCTGGTCTCCGTACGCTCGGGCGCGCGCGCTTCGATGCCCGGGATGATGGACACCATCTTGAACTTGGGCTTGAACGATCAAACGGTGGAAGGTCTGGCGAAGATCTCGGGGAATCCGCGCTTCGCGTGGGATTCGTACCGCCGCTTCCTGCAGATGTACTCGGACGTGGTGATGAATATGAATTCGTCGCTGCTCGAAGTGACGCTCGAAGATCTGAAAGCCGAAAAGGGCGTGCACGAAGACAATGACCTTTCGGTGGACGACCTGAAAGCGCTCGTCGGTAAATTCAAAACCCTGATCAAGTCGACGACGGGTCAGATTTTCCCGACCGATCCTTGGGATCAGCTCTGGGGCGCGGTCAGCGCGGTTTTCCATTCGTGGATGACTCCCCGGGCGATCACCTACCGTGAGCTGCACGATATCCCCGCGTCGTGGGGAACGGCCGTCAACATCCAGTCCATGGTCTTCGGAAACATGGGCGAGGATTCCGCGACGGGCGTCGCGTTCACACGCAATCCCTCGACGGGCGAAAAACGTTTCTTCGGCGAGTTCCTGGTGAACGCGCAAGGGGAAGACGTCGTCGCGGGCATCCGCACGCCGAATCCCATCCAAGAGATGGAAAAGATCATGCCGGTGGCCTACAAGCAGCTGGTTGATATTTATATGAAGCTGGAATCGCATTACCGCGACATCCAGGACATCGAGTTCACCATCGAGCGCGGTCGTCTGTGGATGCTGCAAACCCGGAATGGGAAGCGCACGGCGAAAGCGGCGCTGCAGATCGCATGTGACATGATCGACGAAAAGCTCATCACTCCCGATGAAGCGGTCTTGCGGATTGATCCCGCCTCGCTGGATCAACTGCTGCACCCCACGCTGGATCCCAAAGCGCAGAAGACGCAGCTGGCGAAAGGTCTTCCGGCGTCGCCGGGCGGCGTTTTCGGTCAGATCGTTTTCTCGTCGGAAGAGGCGGTCGAGTGGAAAGAGAAGGGCTTGAAAGTCATCCTCGTCCGCATTGAAACCAGCCCGGAAGACATCGCGGGGATGGTCGCGGCGCAAGGGATTCTGACCACGCGCGGGGGTATGACCTCGCACGCGGCGGTCGTCGCGCGCGGGATGGGTAAATGTTGCGTCGCCGGTTGCGGCGAGATCGAAGTCGACTATCAGGCGAAGACTTTGAAAACCCGCGGCTACGTGCTGAAGCAAGGGGACGTCATCACTTTGGATGGCGGCACGGGTGAAGTTTTCCTCGGCGAAGTGAAAACGATCCAGCCCGAACTTTCGGGCGCGTTCTCGCGCATCATGGAGATCGCGGATAAAAAACGCACCTTGAAGGTCCGCACCAACGCCGACACGCCGAAGGACGCGCAGACCGCGCGCGATTTCGGCGCGGAAGGCATCGGTCTTTGCCGGACCGAGCACATGTTCTTCGGTGCGGACCGCATCGATGCCGTTCGCGAGATGATCATCGCCGACAACCGCCAGGACCGCGAAAAGGCGCTGGCGAAGCTGCTCCCGATGCAACGCGCGGATTTCGCGGATCTGTTCAAGATCATGAAGGGTTATCCCGTGACGATTCGTCTGCTGGATCCGCCGCTGCACGAGTTCGTCCCCCACGGCGACAAAGAAACGGCCGAGTTCGCTGCGCGCGTGAAGATGGATGTTTCGACCGTGCGGGCGAAGATCGGGCAACTCCATGAGTTCAATCCCATGCTGGGTCACCGGGGCTGCCGTCTGGCCGTCACTTATCCCGAGATCTACCGCATGCAGGCCCGCGCGATCGCGGAAGCGGTGTGCGAGGTCTTGGGCTCAGGGACCGACATGGTTCCCGAGATCATGATTCCGTTGATCGCGACCGATCGCGAGCTGGAAGTTTTGCGCAAACTCGTCGTCGACGAAGTCGAAGCGGTGAAGGCGGAACGTAAGTCGAAGTGGGATTATATGGTCGGCACCATGATCGAACTTCCCCGCGCGGCGCTCACCGCCGAGAAAATCGCGGACCACGCCGATTTCTTCTCGTTCGGCACGAACGACCTCACGCAAACAACGCTGGGCTTATCGCGTGACGACTCGGGCCGCTTCCTGGGCTCCTACGTCTCGCAAGGCATATTCCCGAAGGACCCCTTCGTCAGCATCGACCAAGGCGGCGTGGGTCTCTTGGTGAAGGCGGGCGTCGAAGGCGGCCGCAAAGCGAAGCCCGGTTTGAAAACGGGCGTCTGCGGCGAACACGGCGGCGATCCCGAATCCGTCGAGTTCTTCCACAAAGTCGGCCTCGACTACGTGAGCTGCTCTCCGTACCGCGTCCCGATCGCACGCCTGGCCGCCGCCCGCGCGGCGATCCAGAACCAGAGGTAG
- a CDS encoding glycine--tRNA ligase: MAEGTVSSPEIRRLPDLNTLVSLSKRRGFVFQSSEIYGGLGSCWDYGPLGSLMKLNVKRAWWNAMTRRKDIVGLDASILMHPTVWKASGHVDGFSDPLVDCKDCKTRFRSDNTESYLKDKKCPNCGSKNLSEPRQFNLMFKTHMGPVEDTGSVVYLRPETAQGHFVNFLNCQQSSRNKIPFGIAAIGKSFRNEITPGNFIFRTREFEQMEMQFFVKPGTDEQWFETWKELRMGFYKKYGFKLENLRFEAHGKDELAHYAKAAFDVQYLFPMGWSELEGIHNRSDFDLTQHTKFSGKTLEYFDEASKEKFIPYVIETAVGCDRLFLAFLVDAYREEVTRDEKGEDVRIVLGLHPEIAPLKVAVLPLSKKEELTSVADKLYAQLAEEFDSTYDESGSIGKRYRRQDEVGTPYCATVDFDTLNDQCVTVRHRDTMKQDRVPIEKLNEYVRNGIKNF; encoded by the coding sequence ATGGCCGAAGGCACGGTTTCAAGCCCCGAAATCCGTCGACTTCCTGATCTGAACACACTCGTTTCCCTGTCCAAACGCCGGGGGTTCGTCTTTCAGAGCTCAGAGATCTACGGAGGTCTAGGTTCGTGCTGGGACTATGGTCCGCTCGGTTCGCTGATGAAGCTGAACGTGAAGCGCGCATGGTGGAACGCCATGACCCGCCGGAAAGACATCGTCGGACTGGACGCGTCCATCCTGATGCACCCCACGGTCTGGAAGGCGTCGGGACACGTCGACGGTTTCTCGGATCCTTTGGTCGACTGCAAAGACTGTAAAACCCGCTTCCGTTCGGACAACACCGAGTCTTACCTCAAAGACAAGAAGTGCCCGAACTGCGGCTCGAAAAATCTGTCCGAGCCCCGTCAATTCAACCTAATGTTCAAGACCCATATGGGTCCCGTCGAGGACACCGGTTCGGTCGTTTACCTGCGTCCCGAAACCGCGCAAGGTCACTTCGTGAATTTCCTGAACTGCCAGCAGAGCTCGCGGAATAAAATTCCGTTCGGGATCGCGGCCATCGGTAAGTCCTTCCGTAACGAGATCACTCCCGGAAACTTCATTTTCCGCACCCGTGAATTCGAACAGATGGAGATGCAATTCTTCGTCAAACCCGGAACGGATGAGCAGTGGTTCGAGACCTGGAAAGAACTCCGTATGGGTTTCTACAAAAAGTACGGCTTCAAACTCGAGAACCTGCGTTTCGAAGCTCACGGAAAAGACGAACTCGCGCACTACGCGAAAGCGGCGTTCGACGTGCAGTACCTCTTCCCCATGGGCTGGTCGGAGCTGGAAGGGATTCACAATCGTTCGGACTTCGATCTGACTCAGCACACGAAATTCTCGGGCAAAACGCTCGAGTACTTCGACGAAGCTTCGAAGGAAAAATTCATCCCCTACGTCATCGAGACCGCGGTCGGTTGCGATCGTCTGTTCCTGGCGTTCCTCGTGGATGCGTACCGTGAAGAAGTGACCCGCGACGAAAAGGGCGAAGACGTCCGCATCGTTCTGGGGCTGCACCCCGAAATCGCGCCCTTGAAAGTGGCGGTCCTGCCGCTCTCGAAAAAAGAAGAGCTCACGTCGGTGGCGGATAAGCTCTACGCGCAGCTCGCGGAAGAGTTCGATTCGACCTATGACGAGAGCGGCTCCATCGGTAAACGCTACCGTCGTCAGGACGAGGTCGGAACGCCCTACTGCGCGACCGTCGACTTCGATACCTTGAACGACCAGTGCGTGACGGTCCGTCACCGCGATACGATGAAGCAAGACCGTGTGCCGATCGAGAAGCTGAACGAATACGTTCGCAACGGCATCAAGAATTTCTAG
- a CDS encoding photosynthetic reaction center cytochrome c subunit — protein sequence MNRPTLPRNGLPRALVLTFSACVLLVLMLSGPIGHGQSAQLAGARDAKLRDEEVRAQMIVISRQLGVNCLTCHDNANFASDKKKEFKVSREHMKLVQVLIDAGMNGRGANPKADCYLCHRGQLKPDFKEPHDPLTMGKMKTESASSEAH from the coding sequence ATGAACAGACCGACCCTTCCTCGAAACGGCCTTCCCCGCGCACTAGTGCTGACCTTCAGTGCCTGTGTTTTGCTCGTTCTGATGCTGAGCGGCCCCATCGGTCACGGCCAATCCGCCCAACTGGCGGGCGCCCGCGACGCGAAACTCCGCGACGAAGAGGTCCGCGCGCAGATGATCGTGATCTCACGTCAACTGGGCGTGAACTGCCTGACTTGCCACGACAACGCGAACTTCGCCTCGGACAAGAAAAAGGAATTCAAGGTCTCCCGCGAACACATGAAGCTCGTGCAGGTCTTGATCGATGCGGGCATGAACGGTCGCGGAGCCAACCCCAAAGCGGACTGTTACCTCTGCCACCGCGGCCAGCTCAAACCCGACTTCAAAGAACCCCACGATCCCCTCACCATGGGGAAAATGAAAACTGAAAGCGCCTCCAGCGAGGCGCACTGA
- a CDS encoding thioredoxin domain-containing protein produces MTFKLLGLGLVPLLVTGCLSSEKQIQDALERNPDLIFKVIENNPEKFVTTVNSAVRKAQEAQTANRDRNLDKRIQEDLHKPKRPLLQAERTLVGVPGAEIVVVEWGDFQCPACAVGYQNFKSFKERYKDEMQFIFKHMPLDFHPMAKDAALAFELIRMDSREKAMKFYEECFAEPGAMNSEKDLEAIVKKVGYDWKTLKKSKRVPEAQKIIQADIEEFTKFGFNGTPSFIMNGVALPGAQPPTMFDKIRDLTTAVK; encoded by the coding sequence ATGACTTTCAAACTCCTCGGACTCGGTCTCGTCCCTTTGCTGGTGACGGGCTGCCTGAGCTCCGAAAAACAAATCCAAGACGCGCTCGAGCGGAATCCCGATCTCATTTTCAAAGTGATCGAGAATAACCCCGAGAAATTCGTGACGACCGTCAACTCGGCCGTGCGTAAGGCGCAAGAGGCGCAGACCGCGAACCGTGATCGCAATCTCGATAAACGCATTCAAGAAGATCTGCACAAGCCGAAGCGGCCTTTGCTCCAAGCCGAGCGTACGCTCGTGGGCGTGCCGGGTGCCGAGATCGTCGTGGTCGAATGGGGCGATTTCCAGTGTCCCGCCTGCGCGGTGGGGTATCAGAACTTCAAGTCCTTCAAAGAGCGCTACAAGGACGAGATGCAGTTCATCTTCAAGCACATGCCGCTGGATTTCCATCCCATGGCGAAAGACGCCGCGCTGGCGTTCGAGCTGATCCGGATGGACTCGCGCGAAAAGGCGATGAAGTTTTACGAGGAGTGTTTCGCCGAGCCGGGCGCGATGAACTCCGAAAAAGATCTGGAAGCGATCGTGAAGAAGGTCGGTTACGACTGGAAGACGCTGAAGAAATCGAAGCGCGTTCCCGAGGCGCAAAAGATCATCCAAGCGGACATCGAAGAGTTCACGAAGTTCGGTTTCAACGGCACGCCCTCGTTCATCATGAACGGCGTGGCGCTTCCGGGCGCGCAGCCCCCGACGATGTTCGACAAGATCCGCGACCTGACGACGGCGGTGAAGTAA